A part of Cannabis sativa cultivar Pink pepper isolate KNU-18-1 chromosome 6, ASM2916894v1, whole genome shotgun sequence genomic DNA contains:
- the LOC115725416 gene encoding protein-S-isoprenylcysteine O-methyltransferase A — translation MAQVFSSTAITQLSQMFFVAVIFFHTSEYLLAVAFHGRPNVTLGSLLISKGYIFAMVFSMLEYVVEILLVPELKEHWWICYTGLVMVVIGEIIRKMAIITAGYAFTHLIRTNRDEHHELITHGVYRFVRHPGYTGFLIWSVGTQIMLCNPLSTIGFAIVVWRFFYRRIPYEEYFLRRFFGSQYDDYARRVCSGVPFVK, via the coding sequence ATGGCACAAGTTTTCAGTTCTACAGCTATAACACAGTTGTCTCAGATGTTTTTTGTAGCAGTAATATTCTTTCATACTTCTGAGTACCTATTAGCAGTTGCCTTTCATGGTAGACCGAATGTTACACTCGGATCTCTTCTCATAAGCAAAGGCTACATTTTCGCGATGGTTTTCTCGATGTTGGAGTATGTTGTTGAGATCCTTTTAGTCCCCGAGCTGAAGGAACATTGGTGGATTTGCTACACTGGGCTCGTCATGGTTGTTATAGGAGAAATCATACGTAAAATGGCGATCATAACAGCTGGTTATGCCTTCACACATCTTATCAGGACTAATCGTGACGAGCATCACGAACTAATTACACACGGAGTCTACAGATTTGTTCGTCATCCAGGATACACCGGTTTTCTTATTTGGTCAGTTGGTACTCAAATAATGCTTTGTAATCCTTTGTCGACGATTGGATTTGCAATTGTTGTTTGGCGATTCTTTTATCGACGGATTCCATACGAAGAGTATTTCTTGAGACGGTTCTTTGGCTCGCAGTATGATGATTATGCTCGACGAGTTTGTTCAGGAGTGCCATTTGTAAAGTGA
- the LOC115725409 gene encoding protein neprosin encodes MGVLSRKMRSLMVVICIWGLVSFSSSSFAARLNPSRQKLEVQKHLNRLNKPAVKSIESPDGDIIDCVHISHQPAFDHPFLKDHKIQTRPSYHPEGLFQDNKVSEKAKEKTNPMTQLWHVNGKCPEDTIPVRRTKKDDVLRASSVKRYGKKKHRSIPKPRSADPDLVNESGHQHAIAYVEGDKYFGAKATINVWEPKIQQPNEFSLSQLWILGGSFGEDLNSIEAGWQVSPDLYGDNNTRLFTYWTSDAYQATGCYNLLCSGFIQINSEIAMGASISPVSGFRNSQYDISILVWKDPKEGHWWMQFGNDYVLGYWPSFLFSYLADSASMIEWGGEVVNSEPDGQHTSTQMGSGHFPEEGFGKASYFRNIQVVDESNNLKAPKSIGTFTEKSNCYDVQTGSNGDWGHFFYYGGPGRNPNCP; translated from the exons ATGGGAGTTTTGAGTAGAAAGATGAGAAGTTTAATGGTGGTTATATGTATATGGGGTTtggtttctttctcttcttcttcctttgctGCTCGGTTAAATCCATCAAGACAGAAGCTTGAGGTTCAGAAACACCTCAATCGGTTGAACAAGCCTGCCGTGAAAAGCATTGAG AGCCCAGATGGAGACATAATAGACTGTGTTCATATCTCTCACCAGCCTGCTTTTGATCATCCTTTTCTCAAAGACCACAAGATTCAG ACTAGGCCAAGTTACCATCCAGAAGGACTATTCCAAGACAATAAGGTCTCTGAAAAGGCTAAGGAAAAGACAAACCCAATGACTCAGTTATGGCATGTGAATGGTAAATGTCCTGAAGATACTATTCCTGTGAGAAGAACTAAAAAAGATGATGTTTTGAGAGCAAGTTCAGTTAAAAGATATGGTAAGAAGAAGCATAGATCTATTCCTAAGCCAAGGTCTGCAGATCCTGATCTTGTCAATGAGAGTGGTCATCAG CATGCAATAGCTTATGTAGAAGGGGACAAGTACTTTGGAGCAAAAGCAACCATAAATGTATGGGAACCTAAGATTCAACAACCAAATGAGTTTAGTTTGTCTCAGCTATGGATTCTTGGTGGATCTTTTGGTGAAGATCTTAACAGCATTGAAGCTGGTTGGCAG GTCAGCCCAGATCTATATGGTGATAACAACACAAGACTTTTCACCTACTGGACT AGTGATGCATATCAAGCCACAGGGTGCTATAATCTCTTGTGTTCTGGCTTTATTCAAATCAATAGTGAAATTGCAATGGGTGCAAGTATATCTCCTGTTTCTGGCTTTAGAAATTCACAATATGATATCAGTATCCTTGTTTGGAAG GATCCAAAAGAAGGGCATTGGTGGATGCAATTTGGGAATGACTATGTATTGGGTTATTGGCCATCATTCTTGTTCTCATACTTAGCTGATAGTGCTTCCATGATTGAATGGGGAGGTGAGGTTGTGAACTCAGAACCAGATGGTCAACACACATCAACACAAATGGGAAGTGGTCATTTTCCTGAAGAAGGTTTTGGTAAAGCAAGTTACTTTAGAAACATTCAAGTTGTGGATGAATCAAACAATCTCAAAGCACCTAAAAGCATTGGTACCTTCACTGAAAAATCAAACTGTTATGATGTTCAAACTGGTAGTAATGGTGATTGGGGTCATTTCTTTTACTATGGTGGTCCTGGTAGAAATCCCAATTGCCCTTAA